From one Oncorhynchus kisutch isolate 150728-3 unplaced genomic scaffold, Okis_V2 scaffold828, whole genome shotgun sequence genomic stretch:
- the LOC116362231 gene encoding uncharacterized protein LOC116362231, producing MEVSVRRTLPDIQTIPKQPTGGPKARSGNFRRGAEAVASGYKMTAVVFSPSKNVMNVDEVQRKGYAIANTPTRLVLRSPHNAEETYLQNVAGVPMRVLSTSTFFEQKWLVTRVDATAVCPTPEAVAFTPEVITWYMPKHIDPLFSSDAFTMLEVYMGIDAKRLDTEEMAARNYSVLVTEAHIIVEIPVGAVGGYFKSHIQDDQYFVTYTIEPMLELLWIEEVAHENTSYKVLFPITTPPMARPPQVRNYTPLDTVPEQAVFVLELGTFNLDVELLNITFPTMVLTVAECNARGFNVQEQRSPDNTLKTFRMEVPFSDPVVFKERRAEQGVTTFTLQLIYGLVIFPEYAPFSHSAVVDAVLLDIVPPSVTGNCDQENFHITVDYRNQEPFFVVLVGKRLLNHEFAQQYLTEGDTDFTITLPFSSPDAVFESVHSSSVRSRLDVALLNPYNNMTIKYFSLACSFLKTLTECFSNGTMTALAVKVESAPGLNPGQLTLSDPACGPTYSDDRFAYFHFTVNSCGTTRKFINNVMLYENEISLPDELEVKLNATTSSEEEYQLKVSCYYVANITRTLAFLTRPRDNEPFAETGTGRLMVRMRLAQDASYNTFHQEEDYPVVRYLRQPLHFEVELTTSSDPKVALVLDHCWATLNEDRDSRPRWNLIINGCENPEDPYRVVFHPVEVDARVHFPSHVKRFEAYMFSFAEDAVEQSGQVFVHCDVVICDASSPTGGPCSGQCVNQDNLKRGQRHVKDLFEERHVYVSSGYILWV from the exons ATGGAG GTGTCTGTCAGAAGGACTCTTCCAGACATCCAAACCATCCCCAAACAGCCCACTGGGGGCCCGAAAGCAAGGAGCGGCAACTTCCGGAGGGGAGCTGAG gctgttgcttcaggatacaaaatgacagcagtcgtctttagtcctagcaagaatgtcatgaatgtggatgaggtccaaagaaagggctatgcaatagccaacactcccacacggctggtgttaagaagccctcataatgcagaggagacatacctccagaat GTAGCTGGGGTTCCGATGCGGGTGCTCTCAACCTCAACCTTCTTTGAGCAGAAGTGGCTGGTTACTCGAGTAGATGCCACGGCTGTTTGTCCAACACCAG aggcagtggcctttactccagaagtgatcacctggtacatgcccaagcacatagacccacttttctcctctgatgccttcaccatgttggaggtgtacatgggaattgacgctaagaggctggacactgaggaaatggctgccagAAACTACTCGGTTTTAGTCACAGAGGCTCATATTATTGTTGAAATTCCGGTGGGGGCGGTTGGCGGCTACTTCAAG AGCCATATTCAGGATGACCAGTACTTTGTCACTTACACCATTGAGCCCATGCTTGAGTTGCTGTGGATCGAGGAGGTCGCACACGAGAACACCAGCTATAAAGTCCTCTTCCCTATCACAACACCTCCGATGGCCAGGCCTCCACAAGTTCGCAACT acacgcccttagacacagttcctgagcaggcagtgtttgtgcttgagttggggaccttcaaccttgatgtggagctgctgaacATCACCTTTCCCACCATGGTGCTAACTGTTGCAGAGTGCAACGCCAGGGGCTTCAATGTTCAAGAACAGAGATCCCCGGACAACACCTTGAAGACCTTCAGGATGGAGGTGCCCTTCTCAGACCCGGTGGTCTTTAAGGAG AGAAGGGCGGAACAAGGTGTCACAACCTTCACGCTTCAGCTGATCTACGGCCTGGTCATCTTTCCAGAGTacgctcctttctctcactctgccgtTGTGGACGCTGTACTGCTGGACATTG tgccaccctcagtcactggcaactgtgatcaggagaacttccacatcactgtggactacaggaaccaagaacccttttttgtggtcttggttggcaagcggctgcttaaccatgagtttgctcaacagtatttaacagagggcgacacagacttcaccatcacgttgcccttctcttcgccggacgcagtgtttgag TCGGTTCACTCGTCCTCTGTCAGGAGCAGACTGGATGTGGCTCTGTTGAATCCTTACAACAACATGaccatcaaatacttttccctggCTTGCAGCTTCCTCAAAACGCTGACTG agtgtttctctaacggaacgatgactgcgctggcagtgaaggtggagtctgctcccggtctgaaccccggtcagctgaccctgagcgaccccgcctgtggtcccacctacagtgacgatcgcttcgcctacttccacttcactgtgaactcctgtggcaccaccaggaag tttatcaacaatgtcatgctgtatgagaacgaaatctccttgccagatgaacttgaggtgaagctgaatgccacgacgtcttcagaggaggaatatca GTTAAAGGTTTCCTGCTACTATGTGGCCAACATCACTCGCACATTGGCCTTTCTGACCAGGCCGCGTGACAACGAGCCTTTTGCCGAGACTGGGACGGGTCGACTAATGGTCAGAATGAGACTCGCTCAGG acgcctcgtataacacgttccaccaggaggaggactatccagtggtgaggtaccttagacagcctctgcactttgaggtggagctgaccacgtcctctgatcccaaggtagcgctggtgcttgaccactgctgggccaccctcaacgaggaccgtgactcccgaccccggtggaatctcatcattaatgg CTGTGAGAACCCCGAGGATCCATACCGTGTGGTCTTCCACCCGGTAGAAGTTGACGCCAGGGTCCACTTCCCCTCTCACGTCAAACGCTTTGAGGCCTATATGTTTTCCTTCGCCGAGGATGCGGTTGAGCAGAGTGGCCAG GTCTTTGTCCATTGTGATGTGGTCATCTGTGATGCCAGTAGTCCCACTGGCGGCCCCTGTAGTGGACAATGTGTGAATCAGGACAACCTGAAAAGAG gtcAACGACATGTCAAAGACCTCTTTGAGGAGCGTCATGTATATGTTTCTTCTGGATACATTCTTTGGGTGTAA